The genomic DNA GCCGTAGCCGGACTTCATGGCCTGCTGGAGGTCCGCCGACACGGTGTACCGGCCGGGCGACCATTCCAGGAAGGCGCCGGCCAAACCGTGCGTCTTGATCTCGTCCAGTCCGGCCAGGTCGTCCTCGGCCTTGCGCTTGAAGCCCAGGCCCACGTACAGGCCGGCGGCCCAGTCGGGCGCCAGCGTGGCACGGATGCCGGCGGCGGGCGCGCCGGCGCGCGGGGCGATGAAGAACATGTCGTGGTTGTACTGGATGAGGGGCATGGCGCGCGCCTTGTAGTCGCGCGCGCCGTCATATTCGGGAACGATGCCGACACCTGCGCCGATGACGTTCTGGGCGGAGGCGGCGCCCACGCAAGAGAGCAGGGCGAACGCAAGAAGGGACTGCGCGGGAAGGAGGCGAGGCAGCATGATTGTCCTGGATGCGGGGGAGGGGACCGGCGCCGGACGGCGCGGTTGGCGAATTCTAGAAAGCCCTCCATTAATCCCGCATTAAGCGATAGGGACCCTTTTGTTGCCGGGCCGTCCCAAGGCAAAAGACGGCCCCCTTGGGGGGCAGCAAGCCGAAGGGGCGGCGTGGGGGGGCGTTTTGTTGCCGGGATCGTGGCTTCCGGGGTGCGGACATACCCTTGCTTTGGGTCTTGTGCCCGCTTTGTATACATCTTTTTACGGGTTTACGCCGATGTTGCGGGCGTAGGGCGGGCGCTATGTTACCCATGCCGCAGTCACCGGAAAGGGTAGGACTGGCAGCATGCGGGGCTGTGGAAGTAGAACAAGTTCGAACACAAAACAGAACGAGACTTTCCCTGTCTGAGGAGACACACGCGATGAAACCCACTCGCCGTACATTCATGGCCGGCGCGGCCGCCAGTGCCGCGCTCGCGGCGCCCGCCGTCGTCAAGGCACAGCAGGTCACGTCCCTGCGCTTCCAGAGCACCTGGCCCGCCAACGATATCTTCCACGAGTACGCGCAGGACTTCGCGAAGAAGGTCAACGAGATGTCCGAAGGCCGGCTGCGCATCGAGGTGCTGCCCGCCGGCGCCGTCGTGCGCGCCTTCGACCTGCTGGACGCCGTGTCGTCGGGCACGCTGGACGGCGGCCACGGCGTGGTGGCCTACTGGTACGGCAAGAACACCGCGGTCGCCCTGTGGGGATCGGGCCCCTCGTTCGGCATGGACCCGAACATGCTGCTCGCCTGGCACGAATACGGCGGCGGCAAGGAGCTGCTGAAGGAAATCCAGAAAGCCATGGGCGTGAACGTGACCTCGTTCATGTACGGACCCATGCCCACCCAGCCGCTGGGCTGGTTCAAGAAGCCGGTCACGCGCGCCGAGGACTTCAAGGGCCTGAAGTTCCGCACCGTGGGCCTGGCCATCGACATGTTCTCGGCGATGGGGGCGGCGGTGAACGCGCTGCCGGGCGGTGAAATCGTCCCCGCGCTGGACCGCGGCCTGCTGGATGGCGCCGAGTTCAACAACGCCTCGTCCGACCGTTCGCTGGGCTTCCAGGACGTGTCCAAGATCTGCATGCTGCAGAGCTTCCACCAGAGCGCCGAGCAGTTCGAGGTCATGTTCAACACGGGCAAGTACGAAGCCCTGCCGAACGACCTGAAGGCCGTCATCCGCTATGCCACCCAGGCAGCCAGTGCCGACATGTCGTGGAAGGCGATCGACCGTTATTCCAAGGACTACATCGAGCAGCAGAAGGCTGGCGTCAAGTTCTACAAGACGCCTGACGCCATCCTGCGCGACCAGCTGAAGATCTGGGACGAGATGATCGCCAAGCGTTCGGCCGAGAATCCGCTCTTCAAGAAGGTGCTGGACTCGCAGAAGGCCTTCGCGCAACGCAGTGGCCGGTGGCAGAACGACACGACCATCGACTACCGGATGGCCTACAACCACTACTTCGCGCAGAGCAAGCCCAAGGCTTGATTCCCGTGCGGCGCCGGTTGCGTGTCGCGTGACGACGCGCGCCGGCTGGCCGCCGGAAGGCCCCGCGCGGGCACGGTGACCGGGGAGGGGCCCCGTGCGCCGCGCGGGGCTTGCCTGGGGGCCGTCTTCCCCGTCAAGAGTGGTTGCGGGCCCGCGCACGACGCGGCGCCAGGCGCGCTCCTGGCTGTTCCATCGACGCGGGTTGGCGCATGCCGTCGCGCGTTCCATCGGGTGGTTCCATGCTGAAATTCCTGTTCGCCGTTGATCGGCTCTCCACATGGGTGGGCAAGGCCTTCGCCTGGCTCATCGTCATCCTGACGCTGATGATCGTCTGGGAAGTGTTTGCCCGCTATTTCTTCAGCAATCCCAGCGCCTGGGCCTTCGACATGCAGTTGATGCTCTACGGCACGCTGTTCATGATGGCCGGCGCCTACACACTGGCCAAGAGCGGCCACGTGCGCGGCGACATCCTGTACGGGTTCTTCAGCCCGCGTACGCAGGCCTGCCTGGATTTGATTCTCTACATCCTGTTCTTCATCCCCGGCGTGGTCGCGCTGGTGTGGGCGGGCTGGTATTACGCAGCCGAGTCCATCGCCATCCGCGAGCACTCTTCCCTCATGGCGAACGGGCCACCCATCTATCCCTTCAAGGCGATCATTCCGGTGGCGGGCGCCTTCCTGCTGTTGCAAGGCATCGCCGAGATCGGCCGCAGCATCCTGTGCCTGCGCGACGGCGCCTGGCCGCGTCGCGAGGACGACGTGGAGGAAGTCGACGTCGAGAAGCTGAAGGAGATGGTCCACGTCAAGGACGAGGACATCGAGAAACTGGACCGCTACGTTGCCCCGGAGAAGCACTGATGAAGCAGAACAAAGCCATCTGGTTCGGGCTCTCGATCATGGCGATGGTGGTCATCGCGGTGATCGTGCTGACGCCCTGGACGGCGCTCACCACCCCGCACATCGGGCTCATCATGCTGGCGCTGGTGGTCGTGACCATCATGCTCGGCTTCCCCACTGCCTTCACGCTCATGGGCATGGGGGTGATCTTTTCCTTCCTTGCGTATTACATGCAGTCCGGCGAGTCGATGCGGGCCATCGAGCAGACGCTGAGCCTGATGGTGCAGCGGACCTACGCCACCATGACCAACGACGCGCTGATCTCGATTCCGCTCTTCGTGTTCATGGGCTACCTGGTCGAGCGCGCCAACCTGATCGAGAAGCTCTTCAAGGCCATGCACCTGGCGCTGGCGCGCGTGCCGGGCTCGCTGGCCGTGGCCACGCTGGCCACCTGCGCCATCTTCGCCACGGCCACGGGTATCGTGGGCGCGGTGGTGACGCTGATGGGCCTGCTCGCCATGCCGACCATGCTGAAGTCGGGCTACGGCGTGAAGCTGACGGCGGGCGCGATCACGGCGGGCGGTTGCCTGGGCATCCTGCTGCCGCCTTCGGTGATGCTGATCGTATATGGCGCGACGGCTGGCGTCTCGGTGGTGCAGCTCTATGCGGGCGCGCTGTTTCCCGGATTGATGCTGGCGGGCCTGTACATTCTCTACGTGATCCTCGTGGGCAAGTTCTGGCCCCATCTCGCGCCGCCCCTGCCCGAGTCGGAGCGCCATCTGCCCCTGCCCGCGCCAGCGCAGTCATTGGCCAGCGGCGGCCAGACGCGCGCCATGGTGGGGCTCGTCGGCGCGATGTTCAAAGGGCGCCGCAACCGTGACGTGCCGATGAGCTTCCTGGTGCGCAACATGGCCGTGGTGTTGGTGCCGCTGGCCATCTTCCTGCTGCTCATGGGAACGACGCACCGTATCCTGACCACACCTGCCGTCGAGTACGACATCCCGGACGAGCTGCGCCTGGGATATGTCGCGCCGTCGGGCAGTGGCGGCTTGGCCGAGCCCCCGATGGAGGGCGGTCTCAGCGAACCGCCGCTCGAGGGCGGATTGTCCGAGCCTCCTGGCGCGGGAGGCGTCGCGGAACCGCCCGGCACGCCGACGCCCGCGGCGGAGCCCGGCGTCACCGAGCCTGCCGCGGCGGTCGCGGCGGCATTGGCCGCGGATGGCGATGCTGGCGCCGGCCTCTCCGCACCCATGAACTTCTGGATCGTGTTCGGGGTGATCGGCGCGGGATTGTTGGCGTTCTACGTTTTCCTTACCTGGCAGCGCCTTGAAATCTTCAAGATGCTCATGGCCTCGTTCTTCCCGCTGTCGGTGATGATCCTGGCGGTGCTGGGGTCCATCGTGTTCGGACTTGCCACGCCCAGCGAGGCCGCGGCAATGGGCGCACTGGGGGGCGCTCTGCTGGCCGCGGCATATCGGCGCTTGAACATGCCGGTGCTGAAGGAGTCGGTGTTCCTGGCGGCCAAGACCAGCGCCATGGTGTGCTGGCTGTTCGTCGGGTCGTCG from Orrella dioscoreae includes the following:
- a CDS encoding TRAP transporter small permease subunit — its product is MLKFLFAVDRLSTWVGKAFAWLIVILTLMIVWEVFARYFFSNPSAWAFDMQLMLYGTLFMMAGAYTLAKSGHVRGDILYGFFSPRTQACLDLILYILFFIPGVVALVWAGWYYAAESIAIREHSSLMANGPPIYPFKAIIPVAGAFLLLQGIAEIGRSILCLRDGAWPRREDDVEEVDVEKLKEMVHVKDEDIEKLDRYVAPEKH
- a CDS encoding TRAP transporter large permease, producing the protein MKQNKAIWFGLSIMAMVVIAVIVLTPWTALTTPHIGLIMLALVVVTIMLGFPTAFTLMGMGVIFSFLAYYMQSGESMRAIEQTLSLMVQRTYATMTNDALISIPLFVFMGYLVERANLIEKLFKAMHLALARVPGSLAVATLATCAIFATATGIVGAVVTLMGLLAMPTMLKSGYGVKLTAGAITAGGCLGILLPPSVMLIVYGATAGVSVVQLYAGALFPGLMLAGLYILYVILVGKFWPHLAPPLPESERHLPLPAPAQSLASGGQTRAMVGLVGAMFKGRRNRDVPMSFLVRNMAVVLVPLAIFLLLMGTTHRILTTPAVEYDIPDELRLGYVAPSGSGGLAEPPMEGGLSEPPLEGGLSEPPGAGGVAEPPGTPTPAAEPGVTEPAAAVAAALAADGDAGAGLSAPMNFWIVFGVIGAGLLAFYVFLTWQRLEIFKMLMASFFPLSVMILAVLGSIVFGLATPSEAAAMGALGGALLAAAYRRLNMPVLKESVFLAAKTSAMVCWLFVGSSIFSAAFALLGGQQIIEAWVLGMGLTPVEFMLLAQIIIFLLGWPLEWTEIIVIFMPIFIPLLANFGIDPLFFGLLVALNLQTAFLSPPVAMSAFYLKGVSPPHVTLNQIFLGMLPFMGIQIVAIFLLYMFPGIGMWLPTVLYR
- a CDS encoding MipA/OmpV family protein is translated as MLPRLLPAQSLLAFALLSCVGAASAQNVIGAGVGIVPEYDGARDYKARAMPLIQYNHDMFFIAPRAGAPAAGIRATLAPDWAAGLYVGLGFKRKAEDDLAGLDEIKTHGLAGAFLEWSPGRYTVSADLQQAMKSGYGATLQLGASYALLQTQKNQVRLGANTVWGNDDNMDTWFGISRAEAARSTRYDSYSASAGFRSAGLSLTWTHSLNDSWSVMTGVGVKTLLGDAKDSPISERDTSVNGSVGVLYRF
- a CDS encoding TRAP transporter substrate-binding protein, giving the protein MKPTRRTFMAGAAASAALAAPAVVKAQQVTSLRFQSTWPANDIFHEYAQDFAKKVNEMSEGRLRIEVLPAGAVVRAFDLLDAVSSGTLDGGHGVVAYWYGKNTAVALWGSGPSFGMDPNMLLAWHEYGGGKELLKEIQKAMGVNVTSFMYGPMPTQPLGWFKKPVTRAEDFKGLKFRTVGLAIDMFSAMGAAVNALPGGEIVPALDRGLLDGAEFNNASSDRSLGFQDVSKICMLQSFHQSAEQFEVMFNTGKYEALPNDLKAVIRYATQAASADMSWKAIDRYSKDYIEQQKAGVKFYKTPDAILRDQLKIWDEMIAKRSAENPLFKKVLDSQKAFAQRSGRWQNDTTIDYRMAYNHYFAQSKPKA